A part of Clostridium novyi genomic DNA contains:
- a CDS encoding 5-deoxy-glucuronate isomerase, producing the protein MVEKIASLIKGYNVLTDMNGKHSNMLMDTGIYKMGKDEVEVALDNKKESAFLLLDGKIQIEWQGNKKEMERHSIFDEDPWCLHVPKNVEVKITAITDAEVLVQKTTNNKEFHCKFYAPEDCQSDIFGEGVWNDTARRVVRTVFDYSNAPYSNMVMGEVITFPGKWSSYIPHEHPQPEIYYYRFNKPQGFGCSVIGDEVFKITDNSVAAIPGGLVHPQTSAPGYAMYYCWMIRHLDNNPWTDRINAEEHKWLLEPNVKIWPEK; encoded by the coding sequence ATGGTTGAAAAGATAGCATCATTAATTAAAGGATATAATGTTTTAACAGATATGAACGGTAAACATAGCAATATGCTTATGGATACTGGAATATATAAAATGGGAAAAGATGAAGTTGAAGTAGCTTTAGATAACAAAAAAGAAAGCGCCTTTCTACTATTAGATGGTAAGATTCAAATAGAATGGCAAGGAAATAAAAAGGAAATGGAAAGACATTCAATATTCGATGAAGATCCATGGTGTTTACATGTTCCAAAAAATGTTGAAGTTAAGATAACAGCAATTACAGATGCTGAAGTATTAGTTCAAAAAACAACAAATAATAAAGAATTTCATTGTAAATTTTATGCTCCGGAAGATTGCCAAAGTGACATTTTTGGAGAAGGTGTATGGAATGATACTGCAAGAAGAGTTGTTAGGACTGTATTTGACTACTCAAATGCCCCTTATTCAAATATGGTAATGGGTGAGGTTATAACTTTTCCAGGAAAATGGTCAAGTTATATACCTCATGAACATCCACAACCAGAAATATATTACTACAGATTCAATAAACCACAAGGATTTGGATGTTCAGTAATAGGAGATGAGGTATTTAAAATAACTGATAACAGTGTGGCTGCAATTCCAGGTGGACTTGTTCATCCGCAAACATCTGCTCCGGGATATGCAATGTATTATTGTTGGATGATAAGACATTTAGACAATAATCCATGGACAGATAGAATAAATGCAGAAGAACATAAATGGCTATTAGAACCTAATGTTAAAATTTGGCCAGAGAAGTAG